A genomic region of Micromonospora sp. NBC_01796 contains the following coding sequences:
- a CDS encoding ABC transporter permease subunit — MSTISWITTRGLFGRRRFLLLVPLPLLLVTLAALPRAAGADVREWAPVVLVGLGLAVVLPVISLIVGTGVLGAEIDDGTIVHILTKPLPRWQIILPKLAVSAGVSAVTVAVPLYVVGVLADSVRLGLALVVASAIGALAYSAVFLALSLLTRRPVLLGLVYVLIWEGLLGNFVGGTRNLSIQQYVITIADKIAPTELLTSQVSLPVSIIMAAILTIGFTILAIDRLRSFSVAGETS, encoded by the coding sequence ATGTCGACTATCTCCTGGATCACCACGCGGGGGCTCTTCGGCCGCCGCAGGTTCCTGCTGCTGGTCCCGCTCCCGCTGCTGCTGGTGACGCTGGCCGCCCTGCCCCGCGCGGCGGGCGCCGACGTACGCGAGTGGGCGCCGGTGGTGCTGGTCGGGCTCGGGTTGGCCGTCGTCCTGCCGGTCATCTCGCTGATCGTCGGTACCGGGGTGCTCGGTGCCGAGATCGACGACGGCACGATCGTGCACATCCTCACCAAGCCGCTGCCCCGCTGGCAGATCATCCTGCCGAAGCTGGCCGTGTCGGCCGGGGTGAGCGCGGTGACCGTGGCCGTCCCGCTCTACGTGGTCGGGGTGCTCGCGGACTCCGTACGCCTGGGGTTGGCCCTGGTGGTGGCGAGCGCGATCGGTGCGCTGGCGTACTCCGCGGTTTTCCTGGCCCTGAGCCTGCTCACCCGGCGGCCGGTGCTGCTCGGCCTGGTCTACGTGCTGATCTGGGAGGGACTGCTGGGCAACTTCGTCGGCGGGACCCGCAACCTGTCGATCCAGCAGTACGTGATCACGATCGCCGACAAGATCGCCCCCACCGAACTGCTCACCAGCCAGGTCAGCCTCCCCGTCTCGATCATCATGGCCGCCATCCTCACAATCGGCTTCACCATCCTCGCCATCGACCGCCTCCGCTCCTTCTCCGTAGCCGGCGAAACCAGCTGA